A region of the Polaribacter sp. L3A8 genome:
GCAGTTGCTTCTATATTACTAAAGTTAATAATAGTATCTTGCTTTTTCTGAGACAGTAGCATTTCCCACATTTTAAAAGCTTTATCACCTTCTAATCTACCAAATACAGGATCTTTAAAGACAATATCCTTATGATAACAATCTAGCATTCCTGTTATATTTCCATTAGAAAATGACGTGTAAAACTTCTTTATTACTTCTTTATTATCCATTTAGTTGCTGTTTTTTAATTGAGTTTAATGTTAACGATGATATCACATCGTTTCAAAGTCCAATTACCAGAAGTTAGCGAAGTTATAAGAACATATGTATGCAAACAAATCTAACTACGAACCTATAGGTTCCTTTAGGAGTAAATTAACGGTATCAATCAATCCAATTTTTAAAATCTTTTACACGTTCTCTACTTACAATAATTTCGGTTTCGTTATACGAATGTAAAATTAATTTTAAACGTGAATTAAAATATGTAATTACAGCATCTTTTTAGAAAATATTGAAAAACCATTTACTTTTTCAATATTCAATTTTGTTCTTTTTTTCTTCTAACATCTCTAAATAAACGTCCTCAACATGTTCTCTAGCCCAAACTGTTCTTCTTAAAAACCCAAGACTAGATTTCATAGTTGGGTTGTTATTGAAACAGCGAATATTTACACGTTCTCCTAGGTACTCCCAACCATAATGTGCTACCAAACTCTCTAAAACCTGGACTAGTTTTACTCCATGAAACGGGTTTTTTAATTGTTCTTCAGTAGCTTGTTTCCTTTTTCGTTTAGTTGGTTTTTCTTCAGACAATTCTTCATTCTTTTGGGAATTAGACGTTGTATCCAAAAGTTGATTTGATTGATTATTCTTATCAGTCGACTCGTTCTGGTTAATGTTCTTTATATGCATTGTTGGCAAATTGTATTTTTTAATCCAAATAATTTTCTAAATGAGAATTTAAAATATTGAATATTTTATATTCTTAATTTAGCGAAGTACGAGTTTTATTCTTTTAGAAGCAAACTAAAATACTAAAACTGACAGCGTCAGTCAATCCAATTTTTAAAATCTTTTACACGTTCTCTACTTACAATAATTTCTGTTTCGGTATACGAATCTAAAATCAATTTTAAACGAGAATTAGAAAAGGCAATAATGTCTTTTATCGCATTTATGTGCACAATAAAAGTACGGTTTACTCTAAAAAAATGTTCAGGATTTAATTGTTCTTGCCAGTATTCTAAAGAATTATCTAACAGATGATTTCTAT
Encoded here:
- a CDS encoding VF530 family DNA-binding protein, with product MDTTSNSQKNEELSEEKPTKRKRKQATEEQLKNPFHGVKLVQVLESLVAHYGWEYLGERVNIRCFNNNPTMKSSLGFLRRTVWAREHVEDVYLEMLEEKKNKIEY